CCGAATAGGCCGATTTCGGTATTGGCAATGCCGGGTTCGCCGATCATCGGTGCGACGAGCGACGACCCGCCACCCTGGACGAGCGGGCCTGCGGCGATCGCGGCCGTTGAACCGATGCCGGCGATCAAAAGCGCGACGATCCGGCAGAGGTTGCGTTGTTGAAATTCCATGAGATTTTCCCGTTGCATCAACCGGCTATCCAAAGTGCCCGGTATGCGCATCTAGCGATGCTCGACCGGATGAGGGTGAGAAATACCGATTGGACGTGTAAACAAAAAACCGCGCCCTTGACGATCCAGGGGCGCGGTCGAATCAACGGCGGAGCATCCGCCGCCAAATGGACTTAACGACCGGTCACGGTGCCCGTGCAGACGCTCGTGTTGCCGATATCGAGGTTCCACGTGCTAGCGTTGCTCAGGAAGTCGTTCGAGATGGCCGTCTGGTAGTTCGACGGAACCGTGTCGAAGCCGTTGCCGTGAACGATCGACGCGAAGCTGGCGTTCGTGTAGTGAGCGTTCAGGAAGTCATGCACGGCCGTCTTGACGTTCGGATCGGCATAGCACTGGCTCAGGATGATCTGGCTCGTGCCGGAAACCGGATAGCCCGACCCCGGGTTGCCCGCGTTGGGCACCCAGTTTGCCTGGTTGGAGGCGGCTGCCTTCGACGTGGTGGGCGGTGCGAACGAACCCAGCGCCGTCGACGCGTTTGCGTACGTCGGCGCATAGTACGTGCCGTTCGTCGTGTTCCGGAGGCTTGCCACCGGCAGTTGCGTTGCGCTGGCCGACGTCGTGACCGTGCTTTGCGGTGCGAGGTACGTGTTCGTGTAGTCCGGGCTCAGATAGGCGACTGCGGCCGTCGTGGTCGTCGTCGTCGTGGCGTACGTGACCAACTGGTTGCGCACGCCGCCGCTGCCCGAAGCCGCGACGAAAGTCGAACCCGACGGGAAGCCGGTCGGGAACGACGCCGTGAAGGTCGTCGAATCGACGAACGTGACGCCCGGGGCGGTGTTGGTGGCCGAGCAGACGGCGACCAGGTGGCGGGTCAGCAGTTCGGTCGTGCCGCTGCTGTCCGAGCGGTAGACGACGGTGATCGGTGCGTTCAGCGTATAGACCGAGCCCGTTTCCGGATTGGTGACCTGATTCCAGTTCGTCAGCTTGCCCGAGAACACGCCGCACAGGTCGTTGTCATTCAGCGCGATGCTGTGCGCTTGACCCGGCGTCGTCTGCGGCGTCGTCGTGCTCGTCACGGCCGGGCCGTTGACGACCGGCACCGTGATCGGCGTGACGATGTACGGAATCTGGATCAGCGGACCATTCGTCACGCCGAGGCCGGCGCCGGTCTTGTACGACGTGAGTTGCGCGGACGACAGTGCCGCATCGCTGTTCGCGAAGTCGACAGTACCCGTGAGGCCCGGGCTCAGATACGTCGGCTGGTTGTTCAGAAACGCGTTTTGACCGGCGCCCGAACCCACCGAGAAATACGTGAACGAGCCTTGGCCCGTACCGAACAGGCCGATTTCGGTCGCGGTGTTGCCGATCGCGCCGATGGTCGGGGCGACGAGCGACGAGCCGCCGCCGAGCACGGTCGGCGAGGCCATTGCGGCCGTGGCGCCCAGACCGGAAACAACGAGAGCGAGGACTTGACAGATCTTGCGCTTGCTGGATTTCATGAGAAATTTCCTTGGACGAAGATAAACGGGAACCCCTGCTACTGCGGTTGGAATGCTTGTAGACCGCCGGGTAAATGTAGGGGGAAATACGAATGACGCGTGTGAATTTTTCATAACGAATGGTGCGTAACATTTTTATCGAATAAGCCATTGCGTTATTCGGATTGGTAAAGCGGGGATTGGAGCGTTATTTGGCACCTGCCGGAGCGTTCAGATACTGGGATTCGGCGCAGGGCCGTTCCGGCGGAACGAGCGCCAGAGCCGCCAGAGCCTTAATCACACATGGCGCCGACCGCCGACGTCGCACGCGAGCTCGCGCGGTGCTATCCCAACTTCAAGACGGTTTTGTGGCGGATGTTACGGAACATTCCGCGCGTC
This window of the Burkholderia lata genome carries:
- a CDS encoding substrate-binding domain-containing protein yields the protein MKSSKRKICQVLALVVSGLGATAAMASPTVLGGGSSLVAPTIGAIGNTATEIGLFGTGQGSFTYFSVGSGAGQNAFLNNQPTYLSPGLTGTVDFANSDAALSSAQLTSYKTGAGLGVTNGPLIQIPYIVTPITVPVVNGPAVTSTTTPQTTPGQAHSIALNDNDLCGVFSGKLTNWNQVTNPETGSVYTLNAPITVVYRSDSSGTTELLTRHLVAVCSATNTAPGVTFVDSTTFTASFPTGFPSGSTFVAASGSGGVRNQLVTYATTTTTTTAAVAYLSPDYTNTYLAPQSTVTTSASATQLPVASLRNTTNGTYYAPTYANASTALGSFAPPTTSKAAASNQANWVPNAGNPGSGYPVSGTSQIILSQCYADPNVKTAVHDFLNAHYTNASFASIVHGNGFDTVPSNYQTAISNDFLSNASTWNLDIGNTSVCTGTVTGR